One region of Salvia miltiorrhiza cultivar Shanhuang (shh) chromosome 3, IMPLAD_Smil_shh, whole genome shotgun sequence genomic DNA includes:
- the LOC131014422 gene encoding sm-like protein LSM8 isoform X2 translates to MATGAGLETLVDQTISVITNDGRNIVGILKGFDQATNIILDESHERVYSTKEGVQQLVLGLYIIRGDNIIVGELDEELDASLDLSKLRAHPLKPVIH, encoded by the exons ATGGCAACTGGGGCTGGACTTGAGACTCTTGTTGATC AAACAATTTCAGTTATCACAAATGATGGGCGGAATATTGTG GGAATTCTGAAAGGTTTTGATCAGGCTACCAACATAATTCTTGATGAGTCTCATGAACGGGTGTATTCCACAAAG GAAGGCGTACAACAACTTGTGCTGGGCCTCTACATCATTCGGGGTGATAACAT CATTGTTGGAGAGTTAGATGAAGAACTAGACGCAAGCTTGGACTTATCAAAACTTAGAGCTCATCCTTTGAAGCCGGTCATCCACTGA
- the LOC131014422 gene encoding sm-like protein LSM8 isoform X1, with protein sequence MATGAGLETLVDQTISVITNDGRNIVGILKGFDQATNIILDESHERVYSTKEGVQQLVLGLYIIRGDNISIVGELDEELDASLDLSKLRAHPLKPVIH encoded by the exons ATGGCAACTGGGGCTGGACTTGAGACTCTTGTTGATC AAACAATTTCAGTTATCACAAATGATGGGCGGAATATTGTG GGAATTCTGAAAGGTTTTGATCAGGCTACCAACATAATTCTTGATGAGTCTCATGAACGGGTGTATTCCACAAAG GAAGGCGTACAACAACTTGTGCTGGGCCTCTACATCATTCGGGGTGATAACAT AAGCATTGTTGGAGAGTTAGATGAAGAACTAGACGCAAGCTTGGACTTATCAAAACTTAGAGCTCATCCTTTGAAGCCGGTCATCCACTGA